A part of Cotesia glomerata isolate CgM1 linkage group LG4, MPM_Cglom_v2.3, whole genome shotgun sequence genomic DNA contains:
- the LOC123264061 gene encoding uncharacterized protein LOC123264061 has translation MGTEYCKEISAFPHKYERAGIGSKCQSPILNAKNCWSEKIEPKKDQRVSEESSSSHKVKLKKHPLIAELESCLTNIKLIIDRRDHMEKKYRKQEKEYLEEFKLLKKDEKKKELKKYVQGLKSKEDLDEIISIKSVLVQTIEEDDEENVKDYLFELISDDYSETIESQLHSNRRKAENALNLIYRIGSEKVNFTEEDKRIIGNLLADTIEYLLIDIQSTNVIFRTRLNSESVFQKKSAVQFLLDNYSEFPVGNSTLEDKFREVNFEGSVEILNDIIDNWNDVTDSDEGSSDDESGLSWC, from the exons ATGGGAACTGAATATTGTAAAGAGATTTCC gcGTTTCCGCATAAATATGAGAGAGCTGGTATAGGATCAAAATGTCAATCACCGATTTTAAACGCGAAAAATTGTTGGTCAGAAaaaattgaaccaaaaaaagatCAGCGAGTGTCAGAGGAATCGTCGAGTTCACACAAGGTCAAATTAAAGAAGCATCCACTAATTGCGGAGTTGGAGAGTTGTCtgacaaatattaaattaataatagatcGGCGAGATCATATGGAAAAGAAATATCGAAAACAGGAGAAAGAGTATCTGgaagaatttaaattattaaagaaagaTGAGAAAAAGAAGGAGTTGAAGAAATACGTACAGGGATTGAAGTCAAAGGAAGATCTAGATGAGATAATATCAATAAAGTCTGTACTGGTGCAGACAATAGAGGAAGATGATGAAGAAAATGTGAaggattatttatttgaactgATATCTGATGACTATTCTGAAACTATCGAGAGCCAACTGCATTCGAATCGCAGAAAAGCTGAGAATGCACTAAACCTAATTTACCGAATCGGGTCAGAAAAAGTAAACTTCACAGAAGAAGATAAGAGAATCATCGGAAATTTATTAGCTGACACCATAGAATATTTGTTAATCGATATCCAGTCCACAAATGTCATCTTTCGAACTAGACTGAACAGTGAATctgttttccaaaaaaaatcagCTGTTCAGTTCCTGCTTGATAATTACTCAGAGTTTCCAGTTGGGAATTCAACTTTGGAAGATAAGTTCCGGGAAGTAAATTTTGAAGGAAGCGTTGAGATACTCAACGATATTATTGACAACTGGAATGATGTGACTGATTCTGACGAGGGCTCAAGTGACGACGAAAGCGGTCTAAGCTGGTGCTAA
- the LOC123263308 gene encoding protein angel isoform X3 codes for MIPTKLFINLTFYNFLYRNAHQQSKIFMTDLSLRQFVGRHRCLSGVEAPNYSTCNHNYSYSENTCPVPDATAEIPKECSQDMMEDFRKLPHKFRYGMTHKRYKELRPWKFVSSESESINSETEFSFKILSFNILAQNLLESHNYLYNNHHKVALKWDVRKLLVQKEILESEANVICIQEMQMEHLEEFLVPFVEQGFDYLYKKRTNDTRDGLLLLYQPSLFKLKDYVYVEYHQTSEDILNRDNVGIVVKFSLTESPDSCIVISTTHLLYNPKRNDVRLAQTQILFAEVDRIAFVRNTANGPEYHPIIVCGDFNLQPFTGVYKFITEGSFDYIGKGRSLNEHGFRRLSNSLIPSSLLITDNCQHFNVLTKRLRGYGDEKIMLYRNEDPNRRVRDCNDCTNEVDWESLDYQKVKVVDGQFAHFSSGALQHSLKLNSVYKHRNQRGEMEATTNQGEWITVDYIFYNNVELTSQYLLPTVRDCESLPNIPNFVVGSDHLCLGATFKLKKKPIAR; via the exons atGATACCGACAAaacttttcattaatttaacattctataattttttatatcgtAATGCTCATCAACAATCcaag ATATTTATGACAGATTTATCACTGAGACAGTTTGTTGGCAGACATAGATGTTTATCAGGAGTTGAAGCCCCCAACTATTCGACCTGCAACCACAATTATagttata GCGAGAATACTTGTCCGGTACCTGACGCAACAGCTGAAATTCCCAAGGAGTGCAGCCAAGATATGATGGAGGATTTCCGAAAATTACCACATAAATTTCGCTACGGTATGACGCACAAAAGGTACAAAGAATTGCGACCCTGGAAATTTGTTTcttcag AGTCAGAGTCAATAAATTCAGAGACagaattttcattcaaaatattGTCTTTTAATATCCTCgcacaaaatttattagaatctcataattatttatataataatcatCATAAAGTAGCACTAAAATGGGATGTAAGGAAACTATTAGTTCAAAAAGAGATACTTGAATCAGAAGCTAAT gtGATATGCATACAAGAAATGCAAATGGAGCATTTAGAAGAATTCCTGGTACCGTTCGTAGAACAAGGATTCgattatttgtataaaaaacgGACAAATGACACTCGAGACGGGCTGCTACTCCTGTACCAGCCGAGTTTATTCAAACTGAAAGACTATGTCTACGTGGAGTACCATCAAACAAGTGAAGATATCCTCAATCGCGACAATGTTGGTATTGTCGTTAAATTCTCTCTCACGGAAAGTCCTGATTCTTGTATCGTTATTTCTACTACTCATCTTCTCTACAATCCCAAGAGAAATGATGTTAGATTGGCGCAGACGCAGATTTTGTTCGCTGAGGTTGACAGGATTGCATTTGTCAGAAACACTgc aAATGGTCCAGAATATCATCCAATAATTGTCTGTGGTGATTTTAATCTTCAACCATTTACTggagtttataaatttattaccgAAGGGTCTTTTGATTATATTGGAAAAGGACGTTCTTTAAATGAACATGGATTTAGACGTTTGTCTAATTCATTGATACCTTCttcattacttattactgATAATTGTCAACATTTTAATGTATTGACTAAAAGACTTCGTGGTTATGGTGACGAAAAAATAatg ctgtaTCGAAATGAAGATCCAAACAGGCGTGTAAGAGATTGCAATGATTGTACAAATGAAGTAGACTGGGAAAGTCTGGACTACCAAAAAGTAAAAGTAGTAGACGGCCAGTTCGCCCATTTTTCATCTGGAGCATTGCAACACTCACTAAAATTGAACAGCGTATATAAACACCGGAACCAGCGAGGAGAGATGGAGGCAACGACAAACCAAGGCGAGTGGATCACCGTTgattacattttttacaataacgTAGAGCTGACAAGTCAGTATCTTCTACCTACCGTCAGGGATTGCGAATCGTTGCCAAATATTCCCAACTTTGTCGTTGGCAGCGACCATCTTTGTCTCGGCGCTActttcaaactaaaaaaaaagccTATTGCTAGATAG
- the LOC123263308 gene encoding protein angel isoform X2 has protein sequence MIPTKLFINLTFYNFLYRNAHQQSKIFMTDLSLRQFVGRHRCLSGVEAPNYSTCNHNYSYSNNNSNLLNDGENTCPVPDATAEIPKECSQDMMEDFRKLPHKFRYGMTHKRYKELRPWKFVSSESESINSETEFSFKILSFNILAQNLLESHNYLYNNHHKVALKWDVRKLLVQKEILESEANVICIQEMQMEHLEEFLVPFVEQGFDYLYKKRTNDTRDGLLLLYQPSLFKLKDYVYVEYHQTSEDILNRDNVGIVVKFSLTESPDSCIVISTTHLLYNPKRNDVRLAQTQILFAEVDRIAFVRNTANGPEYHPIIVCGDFNLQPFTGVYKFITEGSFDYIGKGRSLNEHGFRRLSNSLIPSSLLITDNCQHFNVLTKRLRGYGDEKIMLYRNEDPNRRVRDCNDCTNEVDWESLDYQKVKVVDGQFAHFSSGALQHSLKLNSVYKHRNQRGEMEATTNQGEWITVDYIFYNNVELTSQYLLPTVRDCESLPNIPNFVVGSDHLCLGATFKLKKKPIAR, from the exons atGATACCGACAAaacttttcattaatttaacattctataattttttatatcgtAATGCTCATCAACAATCcaag ATATTTATGACAGATTTATCACTGAGACAGTTTGTTGGCAGACATAGATGTTTATCAGGAGTTGAAGCCCCCAACTATTCGACCTGCAACCACAATTATagttatagtaataataatagtaatttattgAACGACG GCGAGAATACTTGTCCGGTACCTGACGCAACAGCTGAAATTCCCAAGGAGTGCAGCCAAGATATGATGGAGGATTTCCGAAAATTACCACATAAATTTCGCTACGGTATGACGCACAAAAGGTACAAAGAATTGCGACCCTGGAAATTTGTTTcttcag AGTCAGAGTCAATAAATTCAGAGACagaattttcattcaaaatattGTCTTTTAATATCCTCgcacaaaatttattagaatctcataattatttatataataatcatCATAAAGTAGCACTAAAATGGGATGTAAGGAAACTATTAGTTCAAAAAGAGATACTTGAATCAGAAGCTAAT gtGATATGCATACAAGAAATGCAAATGGAGCATTTAGAAGAATTCCTGGTACCGTTCGTAGAACAAGGATTCgattatttgtataaaaaacgGACAAATGACACTCGAGACGGGCTGCTACTCCTGTACCAGCCGAGTTTATTCAAACTGAAAGACTATGTCTACGTGGAGTACCATCAAACAAGTGAAGATATCCTCAATCGCGACAATGTTGGTATTGTCGTTAAATTCTCTCTCACGGAAAGTCCTGATTCTTGTATCGTTATTTCTACTACTCATCTTCTCTACAATCCCAAGAGAAATGATGTTAGATTGGCGCAGACGCAGATTTTGTTCGCTGAGGTTGACAGGATTGCATTTGTCAGAAACACTgc aAATGGTCCAGAATATCATCCAATAATTGTCTGTGGTGATTTTAATCTTCAACCATTTACTggagtttataaatttattaccgAAGGGTCTTTTGATTATATTGGAAAAGGACGTTCTTTAAATGAACATGGATTTAGACGTTTGTCTAATTCATTGATACCTTCttcattacttattactgATAATTGTCAACATTTTAATGTATTGACTAAAAGACTTCGTGGTTATGGTGACGAAAAAATAatg ctgtaTCGAAATGAAGATCCAAACAGGCGTGTAAGAGATTGCAATGATTGTACAAATGAAGTAGACTGGGAAAGTCTGGACTACCAAAAAGTAAAAGTAGTAGACGGCCAGTTCGCCCATTTTTCATCTGGAGCATTGCAACACTCACTAAAATTGAACAGCGTATATAAACACCGGAACCAGCGAGGAGAGATGGAGGCAACGACAAACCAAGGCGAGTGGATCACCGTTgattacattttttacaataacgTAGAGCTGACAAGTCAGTATCTTCTACCTACCGTCAGGGATTGCGAATCGTTGCCAAATATTCCCAACTTTGTCGTTGGCAGCGACCATCTTTGTCTCGGCGCTActttcaaactaaaaaaaaagccTATTGCTAGATAG
- the LOC123263308 gene encoding protein angel homolog 1 isoform X1 — protein MIPTKLFINLTFYNFLYRNAHQQSKIFMTDLSLRQFVGRHRCLSGVEAPNYSTCNHNYSYSNNNSNLLNDGKENKFKANYNKTNKNRVKMESHDQVVIEGENTCPVPDATAEIPKECSQDMMEDFRKLPHKFRYGMTHKRYKELRPWKFVSSESESINSETEFSFKILSFNILAQNLLESHNYLYNNHHKVALKWDVRKLLVQKEILESEANVICIQEMQMEHLEEFLVPFVEQGFDYLYKKRTNDTRDGLLLLYQPSLFKLKDYVYVEYHQTSEDILNRDNVGIVVKFSLTESPDSCIVISTTHLLYNPKRNDVRLAQTQILFAEVDRIAFVRNTANGPEYHPIIVCGDFNLQPFTGVYKFITEGSFDYIGKGRSLNEHGFRRLSNSLIPSSLLITDNCQHFNVLTKRLRGYGDEKIMLYRNEDPNRRVRDCNDCTNEVDWESLDYQKVKVVDGQFAHFSSGALQHSLKLNSVYKHRNQRGEMEATTNQGEWITVDYIFYNNVELTSQYLLPTVRDCESLPNIPNFVVGSDHLCLGATFKLKKKPIAR, from the exons atGATACCGACAAaacttttcattaatttaacattctataattttttatatcgtAATGCTCATCAACAATCcaag ATATTTATGACAGATTTATCACTGAGACAGTTTGTTGGCAGACATAGATGTTTATCAGGAGTTGAAGCCCCCAACTATTCGACCTGCAACCACAATTATagttatagtaataataatagtaatttattgAACGACGGTAAAGAAAATAAGTTTAAGgctaattataataaaactaataaaaaccGTGTAAAAATGGAATCTCATGATCAAGTTGTAATTGAAGGCGAGAATACTTGTCCGGTACCTGACGCAACAGCTGAAATTCCCAAGGAGTGCAGCCAAGATATGATGGAGGATTTCCGAAAATTACCACATAAATTTCGCTACGGTATGACGCACAAAAGGTACAAAGAATTGCGACCCTGGAAATTTGTTTcttcag AGTCAGAGTCAATAAATTCAGAGACagaattttcattcaaaatattGTCTTTTAATATCCTCgcacaaaatttattagaatctcataattatttatataataatcatCATAAAGTAGCACTAAAATGGGATGTAAGGAAACTATTAGTTCAAAAAGAGATACTTGAATCAGAAGCTAAT gtGATATGCATACAAGAAATGCAAATGGAGCATTTAGAAGAATTCCTGGTACCGTTCGTAGAACAAGGATTCgattatttgtataaaaaacgGACAAATGACACTCGAGACGGGCTGCTACTCCTGTACCAGCCGAGTTTATTCAAACTGAAAGACTATGTCTACGTGGAGTACCATCAAACAAGTGAAGATATCCTCAATCGCGACAATGTTGGTATTGTCGTTAAATTCTCTCTCACGGAAAGTCCTGATTCTTGTATCGTTATTTCTACTACTCATCTTCTCTACAATCCCAAGAGAAATGATGTTAGATTGGCGCAGACGCAGATTTTGTTCGCTGAGGTTGACAGGATTGCATTTGTCAGAAACACTgc aAATGGTCCAGAATATCATCCAATAATTGTCTGTGGTGATTTTAATCTTCAACCATTTACTggagtttataaatttattaccgAAGGGTCTTTTGATTATATTGGAAAAGGACGTTCTTTAAATGAACATGGATTTAGACGTTTGTCTAATTCATTGATACCTTCttcattacttattactgATAATTGTCAACATTTTAATGTATTGACTAAAAGACTTCGTGGTTATGGTGACGAAAAAATAatg ctgtaTCGAAATGAAGATCCAAACAGGCGTGTAAGAGATTGCAATGATTGTACAAATGAAGTAGACTGGGAAAGTCTGGACTACCAAAAAGTAAAAGTAGTAGACGGCCAGTTCGCCCATTTTTCATCTGGAGCATTGCAACACTCACTAAAATTGAACAGCGTATATAAACACCGGAACCAGCGAGGAGAGATGGAGGCAACGACAAACCAAGGCGAGTGGATCACCGTTgattacattttttacaataacgTAGAGCTGACAAGTCAGTATCTTCTACCTACCGTCAGGGATTGCGAATCGTTGCCAAATATTCCCAACTTTGTCGTTGGCAGCGACCATCTTTGTCTCGGCGCTActttcaaactaaaaaaaaagccTATTGCTAGATAG
- the LOC123262754 gene encoding ectonucleoside triphosphate diphosphohydrolase 5 isoform X1, with protein MELRRRQLSNGETKDVPPRQKKAVPSSFLKMRPKKVIITLSILFFFYIALSFNSEPLRFGSSMIDRLASSLNLHKQQYVVIIDAGSTGSRVLAFTFHNSILNNDLVLDSELFAEVKPGLSSFADDPQAGVETLRTLLDKAKAVIPESAWAHTPVSMKATAGLRLLPRAKADNIIQECRKFFSQSGFFTTKNSVSIMEGVDEGIFAWFTVNFLTGRLSSYKNDNTAAVLDLGGGSTQITYALDEEDLKVLDKHYYTINAFNRNMTLYTYSYLGMGLMAARKGVLTGFGHHQEDKDQAPKVQEAQEAQEAQEVLVRSECVNPIVSAKWSYAGVNYLVKGPVNGTHKKVKGWNGAVTEEDRPVVRVNECIKVVKNYIDTIDEKPVGLAKHNIYAVSYYYDRATEAGLIDPFTGGVITLQSFHKKLVEICNYPNTDQPFMCLDMTFIYVLLHDAFGLDHTTKLNLYKKYNGHELSWSLGAAFSLLDSDL; from the exons ATGGAGTTGCGTAGACGACag CTGTCAAATGGAGAAACGAAGGACGTACCACCGCGCCAGAAGAAAGCAGTACCTTCCTCGTTCCTAAAAATGCGTCCAAAAAAAGTGATAATCACCCTGAGCATCCTGTTCTTCTTCTACATAGCCCTATCCTTCAACTCAGAGCCTCTGCGGTTCGGCTCATCCATGATCGACCGGCTAGCATCGTCCCTGAACCTGCACAAGCAGCAGTACGTGGTGATAATAGACGCAGGCTCAACAGGCAGCCGAGTCCTGGCCTTCACCTTCCACAACTCGATCCTGAACAACGACCTAGTTCTAGACAGCGAATTATTCGCCGAAGTGAAGCCAGGACTCAGCAGCTTCGCCGACGACCCTCAAGCGGGAGTCGAGACTCTGCGGACTCTCCTGGACAAGGCCAAAGCGGTGATTCCCGAGTCCGCTTGGGCTCACACTCCAGTGAGCATGAAGGCCACAGCAGGCTTGAGACTCCTTCCGCGGGCCAAGGCGGACAATATCATCCAAGAGTGCCGCAAGTTCTTCAGCCAGTCGGGCTTTTTTACCACCAAGAACTCCGTCTCGATAATGGAGGGCGTTGATGAGGGAATCTTCGCCTGGTTCACTGTTAATTTCCTCACTGGAAGGCTGTCCAGTTATAAGAACGACAACACCGCAGCAGTATTAGACCTGGGCGGTGGATCCACCCAGATCACCTACGCTTTGGACGAGGAAGACCTCAAAGTCCTGGACAAGCACTATTACACCATCAACGCCTTCAATCGCAATATGACGCTTTATACTTACAGTTATCTTGGGATGGGACTCATGGCTGCTAGGAAGGGAGTCCTCACTGGCTTTGGTCATCATCAGGAGGACAAGGATCAAGCACCGAAGGTTCAGGAGGCTCAGGAGGCTCAGGAGGCTCAGGAGGTTCTGGTCAGGTCCGAGTGCGTCAATCCAATCGTCTCTGCTAAGTGGAGCTACGCAGGTGTTAATTACCTCGTCAAGGGACCCGTTAATGGGACTCACAAGAAGGTCAAGGGGTGGAATGGCGCTGTCACGGAAGAAGACAGGCCTGTTGTTAGAGTCAATGAGTGTATCAaggttgttaaaaattatattgatacCATTGATGAGAAACCTGTGGGATTGGCTAAGCATAATATTTATGCTGTGTCTTATTATTATGACAGAGCTACTGag gcaGGATTAATAGATCCATTTACAGGAGGTGTAATTACACTTCAATCTTTCCATAAAAAACTTGttgaaatttgtaattatCCTAATACTGATCAGCCATTTATGTGCCTGGATATGAcgtttatttatgtattactACATGATGCGTTTGGTCTTGATCATACTACTAAATTAAat ctttataaaaaatacaatggACATGAACTAAGCTGGAGTTTAGGAGCAGCGTTCAGCCTTCTTGATAGCGATCTTTAA
- the LOC123262754 gene encoding ectonucleoside triphosphate diphosphohydrolase 5 isoform X2, translating to MYYTRLSNGETKDVPPRQKKAVPSSFLKMRPKKVIITLSILFFFYIALSFNSEPLRFGSSMIDRLASSLNLHKQQYVVIIDAGSTGSRVLAFTFHNSILNNDLVLDSELFAEVKPGLSSFADDPQAGVETLRTLLDKAKAVIPESAWAHTPVSMKATAGLRLLPRAKADNIIQECRKFFSQSGFFTTKNSVSIMEGVDEGIFAWFTVNFLTGRLSSYKNDNTAAVLDLGGGSTQITYALDEEDLKVLDKHYYTINAFNRNMTLYTYSYLGMGLMAARKGVLTGFGHHQEDKDQAPKVQEAQEAQEAQEVLVRSECVNPIVSAKWSYAGVNYLVKGPVNGTHKKVKGWNGAVTEEDRPVVRVNECIKVVKNYIDTIDEKPVGLAKHNIYAVSYYYDRATEAGLIDPFTGGVITLQSFHKKLVEICNYPNTDQPFMCLDMTFIYVLLHDAFGLDHTTKLNLYKKYNGHELSWSLGAAFSLLDSDL from the exons atgtattataCTCGT CTGTCAAATGGAGAAACGAAGGACGTACCACCGCGCCAGAAGAAAGCAGTACCTTCCTCGTTCCTAAAAATGCGTCCAAAAAAAGTGATAATCACCCTGAGCATCCTGTTCTTCTTCTACATAGCCCTATCCTTCAACTCAGAGCCTCTGCGGTTCGGCTCATCCATGATCGACCGGCTAGCATCGTCCCTGAACCTGCACAAGCAGCAGTACGTGGTGATAATAGACGCAGGCTCAACAGGCAGCCGAGTCCTGGCCTTCACCTTCCACAACTCGATCCTGAACAACGACCTAGTTCTAGACAGCGAATTATTCGCCGAAGTGAAGCCAGGACTCAGCAGCTTCGCCGACGACCCTCAAGCGGGAGTCGAGACTCTGCGGACTCTCCTGGACAAGGCCAAAGCGGTGATTCCCGAGTCCGCTTGGGCTCACACTCCAGTGAGCATGAAGGCCACAGCAGGCTTGAGACTCCTTCCGCGGGCCAAGGCGGACAATATCATCCAAGAGTGCCGCAAGTTCTTCAGCCAGTCGGGCTTTTTTACCACCAAGAACTCCGTCTCGATAATGGAGGGCGTTGATGAGGGAATCTTCGCCTGGTTCACTGTTAATTTCCTCACTGGAAGGCTGTCCAGTTATAAGAACGACAACACCGCAGCAGTATTAGACCTGGGCGGTGGATCCACCCAGATCACCTACGCTTTGGACGAGGAAGACCTCAAAGTCCTGGACAAGCACTATTACACCATCAACGCCTTCAATCGCAATATGACGCTTTATACTTACAGTTATCTTGGGATGGGACTCATGGCTGCTAGGAAGGGAGTCCTCACTGGCTTTGGTCATCATCAGGAGGACAAGGATCAAGCACCGAAGGTTCAGGAGGCTCAGGAGGCTCAGGAGGCTCAGGAGGTTCTGGTCAGGTCCGAGTGCGTCAATCCAATCGTCTCTGCTAAGTGGAGCTACGCAGGTGTTAATTACCTCGTCAAGGGACCCGTTAATGGGACTCACAAGAAGGTCAAGGGGTGGAATGGCGCTGTCACGGAAGAAGACAGGCCTGTTGTTAGAGTCAATGAGTGTATCAaggttgttaaaaattatattgatacCATTGATGAGAAACCTGTGGGATTGGCTAAGCATAATATTTATGCTGTGTCTTATTATTATGACAGAGCTACTGag gcaGGATTAATAGATCCATTTACAGGAGGTGTAATTACACTTCAATCTTTCCATAAAAAACTTGttgaaatttgtaattatCCTAATACTGATCAGCCATTTATGTGCCTGGATATGAcgtttatttatgtattactACATGATGCGTTTGGTCTTGATCATACTACTAAATTAAat ctttataaaaaatacaatggACATGAACTAAGCTGGAGTTTAGGAGCAGCGTTCAGCCTTCTTGATAGCGATCTTTAA
- the LOC123262755 gene encoding mitochondrial 2-oxodicarboxylate carrier, which yields MGEEKPMGLIKQAVIQIGAGGSAGFVEVCAMHPMDIIKTRLQLQVKTAEVNPLYYTGIRDCMKKMYHNEGLGAFWKGILPPIIAETPKRALKFFTFEQYKQLFTSGSDLPIPVILALAGFCAGITEGLVVNPFEVVKVHLQSNRSQMKLCPSTLAVTRKIVQESGLGLTGLNRGLSATALRNGIFNCCYFGFYHSAKGYIPVNEDPWIEFLTKVGLGFTAGTLASCMNIPFDVAKSRIQGPQNKIAYKGTFKTLRIVYQQEGFAALYKGLVPKILRLGPGGAIMLIVYEYMHSFLTEKLKS from the exons ATGGGCGAAGAAAAGCCGATGGGTTTAATAAAACAAGCTGTGATTCAAATCGGAGCTGGTGGATCAGCTGGCTTTGTTGAAGTTTGTGCGATGCATCCGATGGATATTATTAAAACGCGGTTGCAATTGCAAGTTAAGACTGCTGAAGTTAATCCTTTGTACTATACAG gtATCCGTgattgtatgaaaaaaatgtatcacaATGAAGGTCTAGGTGCATTTTGGAAGGGAATTTTACCACCAATTATTGCCGAAACTCCTAAAAGAgctttaaaa TTTTTTACCTTTGAACAGTACAAACAATTATTTACTTCAGGTTCGGATTTACCAATTCCTGTg ATTCTAGCATTAGCGGGTTTTTGTGCTGGAATAACAGAAGGCTTAGTAGTAAATCCATTCGAGGTGGTAAAAGTCCACTTGCAGTCAAACCGCTCTCAAATGAAGCTCTGTCCCAGTACCTTAGCGGTCACTAGAAAAATAGTCCAGGAGAGCGGTCTGGGTCTGACGGGACTTAACCGCGGACTCTCTGCTACAGCGCTACGAAATGGGATTTTTAATTGTTGCTACTTCGGGTTCTATCACTCGGCTAAAGGGTATATTCCTGTTAATGAAGATCCTTGGATTGAGTTCCTCACAAAG gtAGGATTAGGTTTCACAGCTGGCACATTAGCATCTTGTATGAATATTCCGTTCGACGTCGCCAAAAGCCGAATTCAAGGTCCTCAAAATAAAATCGCGTATAAAGGAACTTTTAAAACCTTGAGAATTGTTTATCAACAAGAAGG ATTTGCAGCACTGTACAAAGGACTGGTACCTAAAATACTAAGACTGGGACCTGGAGGAGCCATAATGCTCATAGTTTACGAGTACATGCATTCCTTCTTGACGGAAAAACTCAAAAGCTGa
- the LOC123262756 gene encoding uncharacterized protein LOC123262756 produces the protein MDKQKHRDSRRKKDKINHKNKKRTSKPAEPEPSPAKPYLLRNFDRTGVSSDEDEFDDDFFGFDYVKKAALVQPSSSFADLIDQDESTPKPSNDFSYLANTTLTSGYFQFKSEKNWLVDTSKFSDLLAIDVENLSVVFNCIPFNQTVEVDDKYFTEDQLTLFNTAAEEAKKIYEEELRNKELQLKLSDSNNHKLREMSPKLESIDDDVVEEDLEFLLSLKEPVKTSSITSVVAPKYTEEPKVTTAPTKSIDLEKWLDSVLDI, from the exons atggacaAACAAAAACACAg gGACAGCCGTcggaaaaaagataaaataaaccacaaaaataaaaaacgcaCCTCCAAACCCGCAGAACCCGAGCCGTCACCAGCTAAACCTTACCTACTCCGTAATTTCGATCGCACTGGAGTTTCTTCCGACGAAGATGAGTTTGACGACGATTTCTTCGGGTTTGACTACGTCAAAAAAGCCGCGCTAGTTCAACCGTCATCAAGTTTCGCGGATCTGATCGACCAGGACGAGAGTACGCCGAAACCGAGCAATGACTTCAGCTACTTGGCCAACACCACGCTGACCAGCGGGTATTTTCAGTTCAAGTCGGAAAAAAACTGGCTCGTCGACACGTCCAAATTTAGCGATCTCCTGGCTATTGATGTTGAAAATTTGTCCGTTGTTTTCAACTGCATTCCGTTCAATCAAACTGTTGAAgttgatgataaatattttact gaagatCAGCTGACATTATTTAACACAGCAGCAgaagaagcaaaaaaaatttacgaggAAGAATTACGAAATAAAGAACTTCAGCTGAAATTATCTGACTCTAATAATCATAAGTTAAGAGAAATGTCACCAAAACTGGAGTCTATTGACGACGATGTTGTTGAAGAAGATTTGGAGTTTTTATTGTCGTTAAAGGAACCTGTCAAAACTTCTTCTATTACTTCTGTAGTTGCTCCCAAGTATACTGaag aacCAAAAGTAACTACCGCACCAACAAAATCAATAGATCTTGAAAAATGGTTGGACTCAGTtctagatatttaa